The nucleotide sequence TAATTGTGGTTGATTTTTTGCCATGATGGACTCAATATTTCCCTCTGGTACTGGTACTTCCAACGAAAGGGAAAGACGTAAATCATACATTGATTGAGGGTTATGGATGTACAAGTCAGCAATTCTTTCCTTTTGAATAGCAGTGTACCGAGGTGGTTGGAGTAAATTATCCTTTGATATCCTCACTTTCCGCAAATGTTCATTCTTGTTgccaatttgataaaaggAATCGGTTTGATCAGATTCAAGCATGCTGAATTTACGTTTGTCTCGAATACTGGGATcagttttcttttcctcttgAAATCGTTTCTCCAATTCGTCAAACATTTTACGCACGTCGTTCCAAGCAATCTCTTCCACCTCCATATCAAATCGAATATCTGAGTCATTGGTGTAAATACACTCTGTGATaacattcaaattgatccTATTACCTGTTCTTTTGTCGATAATCTTTCCAAACTTCAACTCTAATTCAACATTCTGTCTATTGGAATCCTCAATGTTGGCAAAATTCGCATATACCCACTCCGCTATTGTACGTGTCATCGATGAAGGCGGAATAACTCCAGTGATACTACATTGTAAATCGACATAATTCGTAACAGTTCGGTCAAATACTGGTTTCAGTGATACCCTTGTTAATCCATTGGCATCACTACTGACATTAGGTGCCCCATTGTTGACATCGCCTGGACCACGCGCATTAGGAGGAACCCATCTTTGCGCCCATATAGGTGGTGTATCGTATctttttggtttgtttgactgtttgatttttttgattttggttaagtcatcatcatcaggaTTCACCACCGGTTCAGTACATATCTTGCTCTCAGTATGTTTTACCGCTGAGTGATTGGTGTCAGCTTCTTCACGTCTAATGGCTGGCGCATCCTCAGGATTGGTCAAATTAGCTATACTATTTCGTTTCGAAGTGTTGGGGCTTGTTCGAGAGCTCGAAACTGCACTACTACTACCCATATGAATTGGGTTTGGTCTTTGGGTCAATACTGGGGAGCTCATCGCACTTGAACTGAATGGTTTTCGGAACTCTTCCATTGGTTGTGCTGGCGGTTGTTGAGGCAGTTGCTGTGGCACGGATTTCTGTTGCAGCACTTGCTCATGGGGTTTCAGCGACACGTCTTCTTGTGTCGTATCATTCAACATATTCGTTATTGAATGTCTTTGGTGGACTGATTGTGAAGACGAGCAACTGGATGGTGGTTGGCGAGGTTGTTGACGTTGCAGTAGCAGCAGATTGTGACCAGATGGGGTTTGAGTCTGTTGGTGTGACGATTGCGATCCGCTTTGAGGTGGATCATCATTTAATATAGAGCCCACATTCATAATGTGAGCTTATTAAATAAATGAAATATGTGTCTGGATGTGTAAGATATCCGGGTGATAATTGCAAACTTGTGTTTAACGAtggttttatttttttcttttctttcccTTTGTCGTTTAAGAAGACTTTCGCTCGCTACCAAAAGAGACAAATTCAAGGGTTTTCCATTAGACTAGGATTAAGTACATACACTTCAACTATAAATATTACGAATAACTACCCCCATTTAGATTTTAGAGCGTCCCAAGTTTTTTCTTAACCTGTCTGCTACAGcatcaataaattcttCAGTTGTGACATAGCTTAATCTGTCGGTTTTGCCTTGTGCCAATGCCAAATCTTTAGTCATTTTGTGATCTTTGGACACAGTATCAATAACAGCCTTCTCCAAATTGTTGGCAAAGTCGACAACATCCGGAGTGTCATCCAATTTACCTCTTTGGATCAATCCTCTAGTCCACGCGTAAATGGATGCAATGGAGTTAGTGGAGGTTTCTTTACCTTGTTGGTGTTGTCTATAATGCCTAGTCACTGTACCATGTGCAGCTTCAGCTTCAAATGCTTTTCCATCTGGAGTTGTCAAAACCGAGGTCATTAAACCCAAAGAACCAAATCCTTGAGCAACGATATCGGATTGAACATCACCATCGTAATTCTTCATAGCAATGATATATCCAccttttgatttcaacatttgtgCAACCATATCGTCGATCAATCTGTGTTCATACCAGATTCCCAATTTATCCATTTCTGGCTTGAATTTGGTAGCATacaagttttcaaaaatatccTTGAATCTACCGTCgtatttcttcaaaatggtGTTTTTGGTGGACGAAAACAAGTTCATTTTACGCTCAATTGCTAATCTGAAGGAACTGAGGGCAAAATCGGTGATCGATTCGTCAGTGTTGTACATAGCCAAACCAACACCAGGTCCTTTGAAGTCATACACTGGATATTCAACTGGCTCACCACCATCCTTTGGGGTGTaaaccaatttcaattcacctGCTTGAGGGACAACTATATCAGTAGCCTTGTATTGGTCACCAAAAGCGTGTCTTCCAATGATAATTGGTTGTTCCCATGAAGGTACAATTCTTGGAATGTTGTCAATAACGATTGGTTCTCTAAACACCGTACCACCAAGAATATTTCTCAATGTACCATTTGGGGAAAGCCAcatttttttcaagttgaatTCTTTAACTCTTTGTTCATCCGGGGTAATAGTGGCACATTTAACGCCAACACCGTACTTCAAGATAGCTTCAGCAGCATCAGTTGTAACCTTGTCATTTGTTTGATCTCTGTATTCAATACTCAAATCGTAgtatttcaaatcaacgTCCAAGTATGGCAAGATCAATTTGTCTTTGATGAATTGCCAGATGATTCTTGTCATTTCATCACCGtccatttcaacaatggggttcttgactttgattttttcaGATTCAACCAtggttgttgtagttgttcTTCAGATAATGTGATGAGCAGGCAGTTAGTTAAATACTTTCTGTTGTAGCGGGAAACTCCGAGACTTTTGTACCGATGGgtaaaaataaaatgtTCAAAGTTTAAAATATAGTTTGATAATGGGAAAGGACTCTATTACCAGGTTTTATCAGAAACAGGGTAATCGTGGATGAACGCTCCGAACTAAAGTTGAATAAATATTGTGAATATGTTAATTCGAGGAAGGGGAAGAGAGAGGAGAGAAGAATAGgaaagtgaaaaaaagTTGTGACGGAATTTTAGTGAagtttatatatatatatacgCCCAATGAgaagaattacaaaatcTAAAAGTACTTCAGCATACATTCAACTTTAACCCATAATGTATGTAATTctatttatttttatttattgaGGTGTCTATTGTCTATTGTTTTATGGCGCGATGtagagaagaaaatgaaaaattttgactCCGAAAAGTTTATACCGATCTAAAATTGCCACACCGAGAAATATAACGAGTACACAGTCGTACGCATCGAGTTATAAATTTAGTAGATGGCATTTCTCACTAcgaaattttgcaactgaGTTATGAATACTCAGTGGTGTGTATTATCATGGCTTTACATACTTTTCAATCGGCAAAATGAAATGCCCAAGATTTGATAATATTTAGCCGACATtacaaaaagaacaagaacaataggatgaagaaaaaaatctAAAATAGGAAAAGGTGGGGAAGACttttcatttcaaaatggagaaagaaaagcagagaaaaaaaattgttcacAGTTTCTACGGGGTTTGGTCGTGTGTGAGGGTGAATGCGTGGGATGTAATTCAACTGCCAATCGAGACAGGGACTAAAGCATAGTAAACTTGCGACTGTTAGTTAATACTGGCCCAGAATTGCGTATCTTGCTTTGTTATACTGTATCGCCATTGTGCAAGAATGTGACCCAACACTTCTTAATTCCGAAAGGATTACAAGTGAAGTACTGTTTCCGATGAACAATGGATATTTCCGGGTTTGTTACTCTTGTCGCTACAAACAAAGTTCTCATTGATTTGCGATTGTTTAATAATTTGGGCCATTTCAAAGTGTGGCTATCAAGAAATCTGACATTTTTCCTAGTGCTGATTGGGTGGATATAGGAACTCCTTTGATTTTAATGAAACCCCGACTCATATTACTCTCTTTATATTGAGtcatgaaattgaaaatcgGTTTTCGCAACGTTGGGAAATCAATATGACCTGCTCTCATGGCCCTTAACCTAAGTATGCCCTGGCTTTGGGAACTACCGACGTTGGCTTCTACACCAATTTGACCCCAAATGTCTCTCTTTTCTATCTCCGTCGAATATTACTCAAATCGTTGAGCATTTCCGTTACTTGTAATAGCGTGTGGAGAAGTTacaaaaattcaacttttgtcCCACCATTTACTCCGAACAATTCCATACTCCGAGTTTCTCCCGGGTAACACAAAGTATGTAGGTCCAGATTAGTAACGAATAGGGGGAAGAGACTTGTTATAAGAGTAAACCCCGTGAATGAGAATGAGAACGAATTTGCTAAGCATGCTACCTTGTAATTTTGGAGACATTTGAATAGCAGAGGGTATAGTCTTATCTCTGAGCATGTTCTTCCTGGTACAGTGTTTTTAGGGTTATATTACCTAATCAATTACCCAAGCGAAAGAATATGATCTTATGTATTAAAGATTAAACGCCGTGTGCTGCATCTTAATTGAGCATTGAGAAATAGAAAGCGGTTCAAGTGGCTTGCTCATTGAAGGAAAGTATTGAAATGTTTTGGAACGACAAATCAATCACGATTCAGATTCAACAACTACTTGGTCATGACAAGTGTTGGTATGGAATACATACAAATGCCATGGATTAATCACCAACAAACACTCTTAACCTATTATGATTGGTTCGCAGAGAGAAACAAGGTATTTCAATCCTCGAAAGTTGCTACAACGCGATGGTCTAAATATCAATAGATTTTGTCTTATCAGATTATGAGGTAacttttttgattgtttacCTTTTTTTTGGTCCACTACACTGCAACATCAAAAAGTAAACAATCttatcaacaccaacacgGCATTCAGATTTGAACAACGAGCATCATCTATCTCAACCTTGTACGAAACCAATAGTATGCTACGATGCCAAACACTTATACGTCTCATAATACGTTACTAATTCGAGTAGAGGACGATCACGAAGAGGAATCACAAGCCCATTATCAAAGTACATTATCCCCAAACCATACAAGTCATTCCGACACCCATCGTCAAGAACACATGACAGCAAAACACTCATCACAAACTCAACGCAGCAAGCCAAATTTAAAAGCAGCTCGCTCATTTGATTACCCTGCTCTATCGACCAAATGTCCACCAAATTCACTTAGACCCGTAAGTACAACTGTTCCCTCAACACCGTCAGTTCccaaatcttttcttctgCCTAAAAAAAAACCTTCATTGAATAGGTTGAATATAAGATCACAAGTGTTCAAGAGACAAAACTTGCAAAGAAACGTAGTCAATAGTCCACAGTTTGATCAGGAATCGAGTGAGGTAGAATTGGACGACGACGAATTGACTTCATTGCGCACCTCTAAGGCTAGTGACTCCATCATTTCACATATCAGGGACAGCTTAATAGATCCCATACAGTCGTTGAGGAACTATTACAATGACTTTACAACTATAGATTGGACAAAGGCGTATCTTAAAGGAAACCAATTCAATTACTCGTTGGATAAGGGCGAATGGATTGGATACGGCAAGACAAATGAGTTGGACAACTACACTAACAATAAACGAATCCCCTTCTTGCAGAAACAATACTACATATTGGGTAAATGGATATTGATTATCCTTATTGGTCTATTCTTTTCACTTATCGCTTTCATgattgataaagttgagATATTGTTAGTGGGAGTCAAATATGGGTACTGTAGAACTAACTGGTTTGCAAGTCAAGTATCATGCTGTGCTGATAAGGTACAAACCGAGGCGAGTGGTCAACTTTTTGCAGCTGTTGATGAACCACGATGTTCTGATTGGATTAACTGGTCTCAATTATTCCATAGCTTTTATTTTGGGAATATAATTCGATGGGATTTTATTGTATACGTCGCGTTAACCGTCGCTTTAGCTATATGTGCGTGCTTGATCACGTTAACCACGAAAATAACGACAGGCATCGAAAAGGAGACTACAAATGGTGAAAATTATCCAAAACCCCAACTTGAAACACCTCATTTACAGATCAAGCAACGGATAATTTACACAGCCATGAGTTCAGGTGTACCCGAAGTTAAGATAATACTTTCGGGATTCGTTATACGTCGATTCCTTGGTGTTTATACCCTATTCACAAAGTCAGTGGCTCTCATATTGGCAATTGCATCAGGTATGTCGTTGGGTAAAGAAGGTCCTTATGTTCATTTGGCAACATGTGTCGGTAACATCACTTCACGATACTTTCCTTTCATCTATACAAatgatttttttgaaaaacagATATTGTCAGCAAGTGCGTCTGCTGGAGTAGCACTAGCTTTTGGATCTCCTTTAGGTGGTgtcctcttcatcttggAAGAGATAAATAACCATTTACCTAATCATCACTTGTTTCAAGTATTCTTTTGTGCAATTATATCCACATTGTTTTTAAAAGTGTTGGATCCGTATGGTACAGGCAAAACAGTGTTATTTGAACTCAAATACTATTCAGATTGGAGACCAATTGAAttccttttctttgtcATACTAGGTGTCGCGGGTGGGGTATTTGGTGCATgttttgtcaaatttatcaagtGGTGGCCAAGGGTATTCCGGAAACATCGcataatcaaacaaaatccaattcttgaagTTGGTATTATTGCATTGGTGACAGGGCTAATCACATTTTGGAACCCTTACACCAAACAGGCATCATCAGAATTAGTCTTGGATCTCGCTACTTCATGTTCAGGTAGGGAATTAGATCGTTCGTTATGTCCAACTACAAGTCATGAATATTTGCATGAACTTTGGTCATTATCGTTTGCACTCTTAGTCAAAATCGTTTTGACATTTGTTACGTTTGGATTGAAAGTGCCATGTGGTATATATGTGCCATCAATGGTTGTTGGTGCCTTGTTTGGCCGAATATTTGCAATGTCGATCCAATGGATCAGTTTGTGGGCCAATAGTGGCAACGAGAGTTTGGGTGATGGAGTAGGGGCATATGTTTTTGAATTACTTACATGTGGGTCAACACTAGTATCAACATCCACGAATTGTATTGACTTGGGTATCTATTCCATGATTTCCGCTGGGGCATTTATGGCTGGTGCAACTCGAATGAACATCACCATAGTCGTCATCATGTTTGAATTGACTTCGTCATACACTTATGTACTACCCATTGCTATTGCCATTTCTGTCGCCAATTGGTCAGGTGGATTATTGGAGAAGAACTCCATTTATGAATCGGTATTGATTAACAACGATTATCCATTTATGGCATCGGATACAGAACCGGTTGACCCTAGAGCGCGAGTCATTGACATAATTGACGGTGCTCTCATTTTCGCTCCAGAAAAGTCCAGCTCTTCCTCCAGAAGCAAGGGTAACCATATTTATATTGATTTGACTCATCTGGGCTTTGTATCAACTACCGTTCTAGAGGAAAAGCTTCACATTCTAGCTAGCCACAACCTATTGGATGGTTGTATTCCAATCATCAAGAATAGAACATGTTTGGGACTCATTTACTTTgctgatttggaaatttgtCTTGATCGAATTAATGCATACCTAGAGGAATGTGGCGTAATCCAACGAGAAGTTGGCGAAATTTACTGCAGATTGATCAACTATTCTTCTCCATCTCCCCAACATATAATTTACGAAAATGACTATTTTTCTTATGGATCTACAGCATCACTGGATGAACTGCTGttacttgatgaattaacAGATCTCACTCCTTACGTTGATACTCATCCATTATTCATTAGCGAAGAATCGCCATTAAGCTTCGCCAGTTTGATTTTCGAACGCGTTGGGAATCGAGTCATTGTgttattgaacaaagatGATGGCTCTTGTTGTGGTGTATTGCATAAAAAGGTTTTGGTTGATTATTTACGTCGAGGAGAATGTAAAGAGGAATGAATATGCGAGGTGACAAAAAATAGTGTAAAGTATAGGttgaatttatcaattgttaTGGCTACACTCTTCTACTACATGTAATCAGTAGACCTCATGTGTCGGCtttcaatttgcaacaGATATAGAAATCAGTAATCAACTGCCGACATAAATCCAATTGCATTGGCAAAGTCACATAGTTGATACACTGGGCCTGACAAACAATTCCATAATGGGCCAAAATTTCGCAATTAGGAGGAGTTACAAGTTGGGCCATTATTTTCAGTAATTCGACGGTATCGTACTGatacaattcaaacaattttaAATGCAGGTGATAAACCTCATAACAGGCTATAAGATAATGTATGACTTCTAAGAAAGTTGCACTATTAAGCATGTTGAACTTGAGAAAGATCATTAATGAGAGTTGGTTCAATGCTGCATCGAGTGAGggtttgttttgaaaatattgcaACAATAATTGGAAGACTTGGGAAACCAATGCACTCTGTGTATCTAGGTTGTAGTTTTCAAGCGATGCTGAGTTGTCAATCAATAGCGTAATAAATCTATGAGAAACTGGTTGTGCATTAGAACCGTGAATTCTCATGACTTTGATTCGTATTTGATCAAGGAAAGTCGAGTGAGGACTTGAAAGCTGTGTATCATCTTTGGTGCtcagcaatttcaaaaaacattGATCGTACCTATGCAACACATCTGACAAGACATAAAGGACCTTTTCCAAGATTCGATGGTCTTGAAACttatcattcaaatataATTGAAAGGagaaatcatcaactaaTCGGCCTAAAGTTCTTACTGCACCtaaattcaataacaattgcaaaataaatatgattgaatcatcattatACACTGACAAGCTCAAgtgtttcttcaacatgttgatgaatttacCAAAATAGTGAGTACCCAATTTTTGACTTGAATCTTCCATGACCTTGATCACAGCGCTTAAAACTGGCTCAAGTACAGAAACATGCAACAACAGATACTCTTCTGATGGAAAGAAATATAGATTCATCATATCGTCAAAGACACCAGTTCGTTGTGAACATAAATATGCAGTCAACTCCGCTGATTTTTGactcaatttgataaaatctTCCCAATTTGCGGTTTTAAAAGTATCAAAGTCATTCATGAgaaagttttcaataatcTGTTGAAGTGGGAGTAAGCTAACTGGGTGATGGTGTCTTCCTTGATCCGTGGTTGGTTTTGCTATGATTTCCTTCAACCAAATGctcaaaatttcaacataaGTATCgcaaattttcaaaacttcacCAACTAATCTATTCACGTAAGGTAGCTGATATGGAGCTAAGGCATTGTGAGTGGTGAAGGTGTTCAAATAATTTGTTAAAATTGTGGCGatcattgataaatgtgCCAGACAATCGTTGGTTTTGATATAAGCAATCAACGTCCTAACAAAGTATGTAGTGAGctcaaacaattgtttgtcATTGCATATAACTGTACTCaatctgatgatgaattcaTGTTGTAGCATATGTGGGATAGTGGAGTGGTCGTTGCAAATCTCCAGTGATCGTAATTCTCGcaacttgttgatcaaatcatcagtAACAGTTTTCCGCTCCTTTATAGAAGTGTTGGGAAGTCTAAACTGTGACGAAAGGTTAGTGTTATGAAGCTCCTTGCAGCTTTGGCCAGCTCTAGTCGCAACTTACATTTTCATTGTATTCTTCAATAGGCTTGATTAATTTATCAAACTGGTGCTTGATAACAAAACTGTCGTAGTCTAGTCTCTGCCGGGCACGTAGCTCCTCTAGCTTCATAAACGCCATGCTCTCTTGTTTAATGAGAAGGGAAAAGGACAAGTATGTTTTTGCTTAACTCTGTTATGcttgattgcaaaaaatgGTAGTGATATATTATGAAACAATAGACCAACACttttttcacttttgtGTAAGATGAACAAACTTGAAACCAATTTCCACCCCATATACACAGCACttataaattttttaaCATTTGTTATTACTCCGCTATAAGAGCAAAGGTTTCAATCTGTTTCATCAAAGAACCCGTTTAAAACAGAACTGTTATTTCGATCACTATAAATTCAGAGTTTTACTTCTACTTTTCAGCTTCAATAGTCTATTTTTTCAAGATTACACGTATCAGGTAAGGGAGGATGTACACATACAACAAGTTTGGTTCAAGAGCATCAACAGCCACATCAGGAACACAATCAACTAAGAAAACATTGTCGTCTTCTCAAGCCGTTGCCattaaatcaacaaagctCACCTCAACAGAAAAGGTAAAAAAGGATGGAAAGGTAGTTTTGCAACCCATTGACTACAACAATCACTATATTCATTCAGGTGAGTATGCTACGAAATTCATTCGTAATGTGATAAATCCGCTTGATGGCTATCCTAAGTTGAATAAACTACAccagttgaaaaaagaacaagttGCCAAACATGCAACAAAAGCATTTGGTGTTCGTTGTTCCACTGATAAAATAGTTCCTACGTTGAACACTTGGACCCTGAAACACAATCTTAAATTTGATGTCATTATGATTGGTGCATTAGTTGACAATCAGTTTATACTACCGGTGTTTAATAGCTTACCTATTCACAAATTGTGTTCCAAACCTGGTTTCTTGTTTATATGGtcaacaacacaaaagattcaacaattgaccaaattgTTAAACAACGACAACTTTAACAAAAAGTTTAGAAAATCAGAAGAGCTCATATTCTTGCCAATCAATGACAAGTCACCTTATTATCCGCACGTAGCTAATACAGCTGAAGAGAAATCGTTATTTGAGAAACAACAATGGCATTGCTGGATGTGTATCACTGGCACTGTTAGAAGATCAACAGACAACGATTTGATCCATTGTA is from Candida orthopsilosis Co 90-125, chromosome 1 draft sequence and encodes:
- a CDS encoding Cet1 mRNA 5'-triphosphatase, translating into MNVGSILNDDPPQSGSQSSHQQTQTPSGHNSSLSQRQQPRQPPSSCSSSQSVHQRHSITNMLNDTTQEDVSSKPHEQVSQQKSVPQQSPQQPPAQPMEEFRKPFSSSAMSSPVLTQRPNPIHMGSSSAVSSSRTSPNTSKRNSIANLTNPEDAPAIRREEADTNHSAVKHTESKICTEPVVNPDDDDLTKIKKIKQSNKPKRYDTPPIWAQRWVPPNARGPGDVNNGAPNVSSDANGLTRVSSKPVFDRTVTNYVDLQCSITGVIPPSSMTRTIAEWVYANFANIEDSNRQNVELELKFGKIIDKRTGNRINLNVITECIYTNDSDIRFDMEVEEIAWNDVRKMFDELEKRFQEEKKTDPSIRDKRKFSMLESDQTDSFYQIGNKNEHLRKVRISKDNLLQPPRYTAIQKERIADLYIHNPQSMYDLRLSLSLEVPVPEGNIESIMAKNQPQLTRDKKRVSFTHTPTITQFDLTRVMIPREFKNKAGKKVVNHEIKYEVEMEADTLEIFQSIDKVRQGTDTFRLEEVVEIFLNNARVINNRVTKLAL
- a CDS encoding Kar4 protein (protein similar to S. cerevisiae Kar4p, which a role in karyogamy); protein product: MYTYNKFGSRASTATSGTQSTKKTLSSSQAVAIKSTKLTSTEKVKKDGKVVLQPIDYNNHYIHSGEYATKFIRNVINPLDGYPKLNKLHQLKKEQVAKHATKAFGVRCSTDKIVPTLNTWTSKHNLKFDVIMIGALVDNQFILPVFNSLPIHKLCSKPGFLFIWSTTQKIQQLTKLLNNDNFNKKFRKSEELIFLPINDKSPYYPHVANTAEEKSLFEKQQWHCWMCITGTVRRSTDNDLIHCNIDTDLQIESPPATTKHGRNACPVQIYQVAENFSNSNRRLHIIPSKLGPETHVKLRPGWVILGPDVLINNFDPETYNDELHAKSVIKYKQNITGANTSLSAQFLVPQTNEIEELRPKSPIISAK
- a CDS encoding Gef2 protein (member of the voltage chloride channel family) produces the protein MPNTYTSHNTLLIRVEDDHEEESQAHYQSTLSPNHTSHSDTHRQEHMTAKHSSQTQRSKPNLKAARSFDYPALSTKCPPNSLRPVSTTVPSTPSVPKSFLSPKKKPSLNRLNIRSQVFKRQNLQRNVVNSPQFDQESSEVELDDDELTSLRTSKASDSIISHIRDSLIDPIQSLRNYYNDFTTIDWTKAYLKGNQFNYSLDKGEWIGYGKTNELDNYTNNKRIPFLQKQYYILGKWILIILIGLFFSLIAFMIDKVEILLVGVKYGYCRTNWFASQVSCCADKVQTEASGQLFAAVDEPRCSDWINWSQLFHSFYFGNIIRWDFIVYVALTVALAICACLITLTTKITTGIEKETTNGENYPKPQLETPHLQIKQRIIYTAMSSGVPEVKIILSGFVIRRFLGVYTLFTKSVALILAIASGMSLGKEGPYVHLATCVGNITSRYFPFIYTNDFFEKQILSASASAGVALAFGSPLGGVLFILEEINNHLPNHHLFQVFFCAIISTLFLKVLDPYGTGKTVLFELKYYSDWRPIEFLFFVILGVAGGVFGACFVKFIKWWPRVFRKHRIIKQNPILEVGIIALVTGLITFWNPYTKQASSELVLDLATSCSGRELDRSLCPTTSHEYLHELWSLSFALLVKIVLTFVTFGLKVPCGIYVPSMVVGALFGRIFAMSIQWISLWANSGNESLGDGVGAYVFELLTCGSTLVSTSTNCIDLGIYSMISAGAFMAGATRMNITIVVIMFELTSSYTYVLPIAIAISVANWSGGLLEKNSIYESVLINNDYPFMASDTEPVDPRARVIDIIDGALIFAPEKSSSSSRSKGNHIYIDLTHSGFVSTTVLEEKLHILASHNLLDGCIPIIKNRTCLGLIYFADLEICLDRINAYLEECGVIQREVGEIYCRLINYSSPSPQHIIYENDYFSYGSTASSDESSLLDELTDLTPYVDTHPLFISEESPLSFASLIFERVGNRVIVLLNKDDGSCCGVLHKKVLVDYLRRGECKEE
- a CDS encoding Idp2 isocitrate dehydrogenase, with the translated sequence MVESEKIKVKNPIVEMDGDEMTRIIWQFIKDKLILPYLDVDLKYYDLSIEYRDQTNDKVTTDAAEAILKYGVGVKCATITPDEQRVKEFNLKKMWLSPNGTLRNILGGTVFREPIVIDNIPRIVPSWEQPIIIGRHAFGDQYKATDIVVPQAGELKLVYTPKDGGEPVEYPVYDFKGPGVGLAMYNTDESITDFALSSFRLAIERKMNLFSSTKNTILKKYDGRFKDIFENLYATKFKPEMDKLGIWYEHRLIDDMVAQMLKSKGGYIIAMKNYDGDVQSDIVAQGFGSLGLMTSVLTTPDGKAFEAEAAHGTVTRHYRQHQQGKETSTNSIASIYAWTRGLIQRGKLDDTPDVVDFANNLEKAVIDTVSKDHKMTKDLALAQGKTDRLSYVTTEEFIDAVADRLRKNLGRSKI